In Pseudomonas sp. MTM4, one genomic interval encodes:
- a CDS encoding GntR family transcriptional regulator, with translation MLDTVENLRSDQLDSGTLSEHVFRLIQAAIVKGDIAPGSKISEPELARTYGISRGPLREAIHRLEGQKLLVRIPHVGARVVSLSHAELIELYEIRESLEGMACRLAAERMSDAEIEELRRVLSTHERDEAFQAGVGYYQQEGDFDFHYRIIQGSGNRTLAKLLCDELYQLVRMYRIQFSTTPNRPHQAFAEHHRILDAIAERDGELAELLMRRHIAASKRNVERHFQGVLEQIPYERGNA, from the coding sequence ATGCTCGATACCGTCGAAAACCTCCGTTCTGATCAATTAGATAGCGGAACCCTGTCCGAACACGTGTTCCGGCTGATTCAGGCGGCCATCGTCAAGGGCGATATCGCACCCGGCAGCAAGATTTCCGAGCCGGAGCTGGCGCGCACCTATGGCATCAGTCGTGGGCCGTTGCGCGAGGCGATCCACCGCCTGGAAGGGCAGAAGCTGCTAGTGCGGATTCCCCATGTGGGCGCACGGGTTGTTTCCCTCAGCCATGCCGAGCTGATCGAGCTCTACGAGATCCGCGAATCCCTGGAGGGCATGGCCTGTCGGCTGGCCGCCGAGCGCATGAGCGACGCCGAGATCGAAGAGCTGCGGCGCGTGCTGAGCACGCATGAGCGCGATGAGGCCTTCCAGGCGGGCGTCGGTTATTACCAGCAGGAAGGCGATTTCGATTTTCACTACCGGATCATCCAAGGCAGTGGCAATCGCACCCTGGCCAAGTTGCTCTGCGACGAGCTTTATCAGCTGGTGCGCATGTATCGCATCCAGTTTTCCACCACGCCGAACCGGCCGCATCAGGCCTTCGCCGAACATCACCGAATCCTCGATGCCATCGCCGAGCGCGATGGCGAATTGGCGGAGCTGCTGATGCGCCGCCATATCGCGGCTTCCAAGCGCAACGTCGAGCGTCACTTCCAGGGCGTTCTCGAACAAATACCATATGAAAGGGGCAATGCATGA
- a CDS encoding alpha-L-glutamate ligase-like protein, giving the protein MFGLIKTWKALEAKGIMGINRRNADYVLKYNKRNLYPIVDDKIITKERAIEAGIDVPEMYGIIETEKDIEKLKDIVKGRPDFVVKPAQGAGGDGILVIADRFEGRYRTVSGKIITHEEIEHQISNILTGLYSLGGHRDRALIEYRVTPDPIFKSISYEGVPDIRIIVLMGYPVMAMLRLPTRQSGGKANLHQGAIGVGVDLATGITLRGTWLNNKITKHPDTTNAVDGVQLPNWDGFMKLAAGCYELCGLGYIGVDMVLDQDKGPLILELNARPGLNIQIANDCGLTHRAHAVESRIAQLKEKGIQETPEERVAFAQQLFGHIPAHD; this is encoded by the coding sequence ATGTTCGGTCTGATCAAGACGTGGAAGGCCCTGGAAGCCAAGGGCATCATGGGCATTAACCGCCGCAACGCGGACTATGTGCTCAAGTACAACAAGCGCAACCTGTACCCGATCGTCGATGACAAGATCATCACCAAGGAACGGGCCATCGAAGCCGGTATCGATGTGCCGGAAATGTACGGCATCATCGAGACCGAGAAGGATATCGAGAAGCTCAAGGACATCGTAAAGGGGCGCCCCGATTTCGTCGTCAAGCCGGCACAGGGCGCTGGTGGCGACGGCATTCTGGTGATCGCCGATCGATTCGAGGGCCGCTACCGGACGGTTTCGGGCAAGATCATCACCCATGAGGAGATCGAGCATCAGATCTCCAACATCCTCACCGGGCTCTACTCCCTGGGCGGACACCGCGATCGGGCGCTGATCGAATACCGCGTTACGCCGGACCCGATCTTCAAGAGCATCAGCTACGAAGGCGTGCCGGACATCCGCATCATCGTACTGATGGGCTACCCGGTCATGGCCATGCTACGCCTGCCGACCCGCCAGTCCGGCGGCAAGGCCAACCTGCACCAGGGCGCCATCGGCGTCGGCGTGGATCTGGCCACTGGTATCACCCTGCGCGGCACCTGGCTGAACAACAAGATCACCAAACACCCCGACACCACCAACGCGGTAGATGGCGTGCAGCTGCCCAACTGGGACGGTTTCATGAAGCTCGCCGCCGGCTGCTATGAGCTGTGCGGGCTGGGCTACATCGGCGTCGACATGGTGCTCGACCAGGACAAGGGCCCGCTGATTCTCGAGCTCAACGCACGCCCTGGCCTGAACATCCAGATTGCCAATGACTGCGGTCTGACTCACCGGGCGCATGCGGTAGAATCGCGCATCGCCCAGCTTAAGGAAAAAGGCATCCAGGAGACTCCGGAAGAGCGAGTGGCATTCGCCCAACAGCTGTTCGGGCATATTCCAGCCCACGACTAG
- the prpB gene encoding methylisocitrate lyase — protein sequence MTLPTAGQRFRDAVASEHPLQVVGAINANHALLAKRAGFKAIYLSGGGVAAGSLGLPDLGITGLDDVLTDVRRITDVCDLPLLVDVDTGFGSSAFNVARTVKSMIKFGAAAIHIEDQVGAKRCGHRPNKEIVSQQEMVDRIKAAVDARTDDSFVIMARTDALAVEGLESALERAQACIEAGADMIFPEAITELSMYKTFADRVNAPILANITEFGATPLYTTEELASVDVSLVLYPLSAFRAMNKAAENVYTALRRDGTQKNVIDTMQTRMELYDRINYHAFEQSLDALFAQKKS from the coding sequence ATGACTCTTCCTACTGCCGGTCAGCGTTTCCGTGACGCCGTGGCCAGTGAGCACCCGCTGCAGGTCGTCGGCGCGATCAATGCCAACCATGCGCTGCTGGCCAAGCGCGCCGGCTTCAAGGCCATTTACCTGTCCGGTGGCGGTGTCGCGGCCGGTTCGTTGGGACTGCCGGATCTCGGCATCACCGGGCTCGACGACGTGCTGACCGATGTGCGCCGCATCACCGATGTCTGCGATCTGCCGCTGCTGGTGGATGTCGACACCGGTTTCGGCTCCTCGGCCTTCAACGTGGCGCGTACCGTCAAGTCGATGATCAAGTTCGGCGCGGCGGCGATCCATATCGAGGACCAAGTTGGCGCCAAGCGCTGCGGCCATCGCCCGAACAAGGAGATCGTCTCCCAGCAGGAGATGGTTGACCGCATCAAGGCGGCGGTGGATGCGCGCACTGATGACAGCTTCGTGATCATGGCGCGCACCGATGCGCTGGCAGTGGAGGGGCTGGAGTCCGCCCTTGAGCGTGCCCAAGCCTGCATCGAGGCGGGCGCCGACATGATCTTTCCGGAGGCCATCACCGAGCTGTCGATGTACAAGACGTTCGCCGATCGCGTGAATGCGCCGATCCTGGCCAATATCACCGAGTTTGGAGCGACGCCGCTGTATACCACCGAGGAGCTGGCCAGCGTCGACGTCTCTCTGGTGCTCTATCCGCTATCGGCCTTCCGCGCCATGAACAAGGCGGCGGAGAACGTCTACACCGCGCTGCGCCGTGACGGCACGCAGAAGAACGTGATCGATACCATGCAGACCCGCATGGAGCTGTACGACCGCATCAACTACCACGCTTTCGAGCAGAGCCTCGATGCGTTGTTCGCTCAGAAGAAGAGCTGA
- the prpC gene encoding 2-methylcitrate synthase, producing the protein MAEAKVLSGAGLRGQIAGQTALCTVGKEGAGLTYRGYDVRDLAAVADFEEVAYLLFHGELPNVEQLAAYKNRLKTLRDLPQALKEVLERIPASAHPMDVMRTGASVLGTLEPEVSFEQQRDVAERLMAAFPAIMCYWYRFTHDGVRIECTSDEDTLGGHFLALLHGKKPSDLHVRVMNVSLILYAEHEFNASTFTARVCASTLSDLYSCVTGAIGSLRGPLHGGANEAAMELIERFNTPEEAREGLLGMLERKEKIMGFGHAIYSVSDPRNEVIKVWAKKLAEEVGDTVLYPVSVAVDETMWEQKKLFPNADFYHASAYHFMGIPTKLFTPIFVCSRVTGWASHVFEQRSNNRIIRPSADYIGPEQRKVVPIAER; encoded by the coding sequence ATGGCTGAAGCAAAAGTATTGAGCGGGGCGGGCCTGCGCGGTCAGATCGCTGGACAGACCGCTTTGTGTACCGTCGGCAAGGAAGGCGCCGGTCTGACCTATCGCGGTTATGACGTTCGCGATCTGGCTGCCGTGGCCGATTTCGAGGAAGTGGCCTACCTGCTATTCCACGGGGAGCTGCCCAATGTCGAGCAACTGGCGGCTTACAAGAACCGGCTGAAGACGCTACGCGATCTGCCGCAGGCGCTGAAGGAAGTGCTGGAGCGCATACCGGCCAGCGCTCATCCGATGGATGTCATGCGTACCGGCGCTTCGGTGCTCGGCACTCTGGAGCCGGAAGTCAGCTTCGAGCAGCAGCGTGACGTCGCCGAGCGCCTGATGGCCGCATTCCCGGCGATCATGTGCTACTGGTATCGCTTCACCCACGACGGCGTACGCATCGAGTGCACCAGCGACGAAGACACCCTGGGCGGGCATTTCCTCGCGCTGCTGCACGGCAAGAAGCCGAGCGACCTTCACGTCCGGGTGATGAACGTCTCGCTGATCCTCTATGCCGAGCACGAGTTCAACGCCTCGACCTTCACCGCGCGGGTCTGTGCTTCGACCCTCTCCGACCTGTACTCCTGCGTGACCGGCGCCATCGGTTCGCTGCGTGGCCCGCTGCATGGCGGCGCCAACGAGGCGGCCATGGAGCTGATCGAGCGCTTCAATACTCCCGAAGAGGCACGCGAAGGCCTGTTGGGCATGCTCGAGCGCAAGGAAAAGATCATGGGCTTCGGTCACGCCATCTACAGCGTTTCCGATCCCCGCAACGAAGTCATCAAGGTCTGGGCTAAGAAATTGGCCGAGGAAGTCGGCGATACCGTGCTGTATCCGGTATCGGTAGCTGTCGATGAGACCATGTGGGAGCAGAAGAAGCTCTTCCCCAACGCCGACTTCTACCACGCTTCGGCCTATCACTTCATGGGCATCCCCACCAAGCTGTTCACGCCGATCTTCGTCTGCTCGCGTGTCACCGGCTGGGCGTCCCATGTGTTCGAACAACGCAGCAACAACCGGATCATTCGGCCGAGCGCCGATTACATCGGTCCGGAACAGCGCAAGGTCGTACCGATCGCCGAGCGCTGA
- the acnD gene encoding Fe/S-dependent 2-methylisocitrate dehydratase AcnD, with protein MNTEHRKLLPGTVLDYFDTREAIEAIQPGAYDTLPYTSRVLAEQLVRRCEPAMLTDSLKQIIERKRDLDFPWYPARVVCHDILGQTALVDLAGLRDAIAEQGGDPAKVNPVVPTQLIVDHSLAVEHAGFDPDAFEKNRAVEERRNEDRFHFIEWTKTAFKNVDVIPAGNGIMHQINLEKMSPVIQARGGVAFPDTCVGTDSHTPHVDALGVIAVGVGGLEAETVMLGRPSMMRLPDIVGVRLTGKRQPGITATDIVLALTEFLRNERVVGAWVEFFGEGADSLSIGDRATISNMCPEYGATAAMFYIDQQTIDYLKLTGREPEQVALVENYAKTTGLWADALISAEYERVLEFDLSTVVRNLAGPSNPHRRLPTSALQERGIASDAQLAAAQAEEAKGLMPEGAVIIAAITSCTNTSNPRNVVAAGLVAQKANELGLLRKPWVKTSFAPGSKVAKLYLEEAGLLPELEKLGFGIVGYACTTCNGMSGALDPKIQQEIIDRDLYATAVLSGNRNFDGRIHPYAKQAFLASPPLVVAYAIAGTVRFDIEQDVLGHDAQGNPVTLKDLWPSDEEIDAIVAASVKPEQFHQVYIPMFDLGNVEEAESPLYDWRPMSTYIRRPPYWEGALAGERTLKGMRPLAVLPDNITTDHLSPSNAILLDSAAGEYLHKMGLPEEDFNSYATHRGDHLTAQRATFANPQLVNEMAVVDGQVKKGSLARVEPEGTVMRMWEAIETYMNRKQPLIIVAGADYGQGSSRDWAAKGVRLAGVEAIVAEGFERIHRTNLVGMGVLPLEFKPGTDRKTLGIDGTETYDVIGERTPRATLTLVIHRRNGESVEVPVTCRLDTADEVSVYDAGGVLQRFAKDFLGQA; from the coding sequence ATGAATACAGAACACCGCAAACTCCTGCCTGGCACCGTGCTTGACTACTTCGACACCCGCGAGGCAATCGAAGCGATCCAGCCGGGCGCCTACGACACGCTGCCCTATACTTCCCGCGTGCTGGCCGAACAGCTGGTGCGTCGCTGCGAGCCGGCGATGCTGACCGATTCGCTGAAACAGATCATCGAGCGCAAGCGCGACCTAGACTTTCCCTGGTACCCGGCCCGCGTGGTCTGCCACGACATTCTCGGCCAGACCGCGCTGGTGGACCTGGCCGGTCTGCGCGATGCGATCGCGGAGCAGGGCGGTGATCCAGCCAAGGTCAACCCGGTGGTGCCGACCCAACTGATCGTCGATCACTCGTTGGCGGTGGAACATGCCGGCTTCGATCCGGATGCCTTCGAGAAGAACCGTGCGGTGGAAGAGCGTCGCAACGAAGACCGCTTCCACTTCATCGAGTGGACCAAGACTGCATTCAAGAACGTCGATGTGATCCCGGCCGGCAACGGCATCATGCACCAGATCAACTTGGAGAAGATGAGCCCGGTAATCCAGGCGCGCGGCGGCGTCGCCTTCCCGGATACCTGCGTCGGCACCGATTCCCACACCCCTCACGTCGATGCCCTGGGCGTGATCGCCGTCGGTGTCGGCGGCCTGGAAGCCGAGACCGTCATGCTCGGCCGCCCCTCCATGATGCGCCTGCCCGATATCGTCGGCGTCCGGTTGACCGGCAAGCGTCAGCCCGGTATCACCGCTACCGATATTGTCCTGGCGCTGACCGAGTTCCTGCGCAACGAGCGCGTGGTCGGGGCCTGGGTGGAGTTCTTCGGCGAAGGTGCCGACAGCCTGTCCATCGGCGACCGCGCCACCATCTCCAACATGTGCCCCGAGTATGGCGCCACGGCGGCGATGTTCTATATCGATCAGCAGACCATCGATTACCTCAAACTCACCGGTCGCGAGCCGGAGCAGGTGGCGCTAGTCGAGAATTACGCGAAAACCACCGGCCTCTGGGCCGATGCGCTGATCAGCGCCGAATACGAGCGCGTGCTGGAGTTCGATCTGTCGACCGTGGTGCGCAACCTGGCCGGCCCGTCCAACCCGCATCGCCGCCTGCCGACCAGTGCGCTGCAGGAGCGTGGTATCGCCAGCGACGCTCAACTGGCGGCTGCCCAGGCGGAAGAAGCCAAAGGCCTAATGCCCGAAGGCGCGGTGATCATTGCCGCCATCACCAGCTGCACCAACACCTCCAACCCGCGTAACGTGGTCGCGGCCGGTCTGGTGGCGCAGAAGGCCAATGAACTGGGCCTGCTGCGCAAACCTTGGGTCAAGACATCCTTCGCGCCGGGCTCCAAAGTCGCCAAGTTGTACCTGGAAGAAGCCGGCCTGCTGCCGGAGCTGGAAAAGCTCGGCTTCGGCATCGTTGGCTACGCCTGCACCACCTGTAACGGCATGTCTGGTGCGCTGGACCCGAAAATCCAGCAGGAAATCATCGACCGCGACCTGTACGCCACGGCCGTATTGTCCGGCAACCGCAACTTCGACGGCCGCATCCATCCCTATGCCAAGCAGGCGTTCCTCGCCTCGCCGCCGCTGGTGGTCGCCTATGCCATCGCCGGCACCGTGCGCTTCGATATCGAGCAGGATGTGCTGGGCCATGACGCCCAAGGCAACCCTGTCACCCTCAAGGATCTGTGGCCGAGTGACGAGGAGATCGACGCCATCGTCGCAGCCTCGGTCAAGCCTGAGCAGTTCCATCAGGTCTACATTCCGATGTTTGACCTGGGCAATGTGGAAGAGGCCGAAAGCCCGCTGTACGACTGGCGCCCGATGTCCACCTACATCCGCCGTCCGCCGTACTGGGAAGGCGCGTTGGCAGGCGAGCGCACGCTCAAGGGCATGCGCCCGCTGGCGGTGCTGCCGGACAACATCACCACCGACCACCTATCGCCATCCAACGCCATCCTGCTGGATAGCGCCGCTGGCGAATACCTGCACAAGATGGGCCTGCCGGAAGAGGACTTCAATTCCTACGCGACTCACCGGGGCGACCACCTCACGGCGCAACGCGCCACCTTCGCCAATCCGCAGCTGGTCAATGAAATGGCCGTCGTCGATGGACAGGTGAAGAAGGGTTCGCTGGCGCGCGTCGAGCCGGAAGGCACCGTCATGCGCATGTGGGAAGCCATCGAAACCTACATGAACCGCAAGCAGCCGCTGATCATCGTCGCTGGCGCCGACTACGGTCAGGGTTCGTCCCGTGACTGGGCGGCCAAGGGCGTGCGCCTGGCGGGTGTGGAGGCCATCGTCGCCGAAGGCTTCGAGCGCATCCACCGCACCAACCTAGTAGGCATGGGCGTGTTGCCTCTGGAGTTCAAGCCGGGCACCGACCGCAAGACCTTAGGGATAGACGGCACCGAGACCTATGACGTGATCGGCGAGCGTACGCCGCGCGCAACGCTGACGCTGGTCATTCATCGTCGTAACGGTGAGAGCGTCGAAGTGCCGGTGACCTGCCGTCTGGATACTGCCGACGAAGTGTCGGTCTACGATGCGGGAGGCGTGCTGCAGCGCTTTGCCAAGGATTTCCTAGGGCAGGCCTGA
- the pabB gene encoding aminodeoxychorismate synthase component I: MPVCTLYALEYKPDPASWFERIRHAHGAVLLDSGRPVAERGRYDLLSAWPLSIFEPDANESGAAFFQRLRQALELLGRADIPDDCPLPFAGGLIGLLAYDFGRRLEALPNRARDDLALPAARFGLYPWALINDHQLKRCHLVFHPSLGDIDRQRLIRLFETDAEYEHEPFELQAKFTAELELNGYKQAVEKIQRYIQEGDCYQVNFAQRFQAPCQGDEWDAYRRVRNACPTPFSGFIALDGGAIASFSPERFLRLKEGRVETRPIKGTRQRGMDPHTDAEQAQALLASDKDRAENLMIVDLMRNDLGRSCRIGSVQVPELFALESYPNVHHLVSCVSGTLAYGQDAFGLLAGSFPGGSITGAPKIRAMQIIDELEATCRSIYCGSLLYIDVRGEMDSSIAIRTLLIKDQLVTCWGGGGIVADSDWHAEYEESIGKVKVLMEVLETIPH, from the coding sequence ATGCCTGTCTGCACCCTATACGCCCTCGAATACAAACCTGACCCCGCGAGCTGGTTCGAGCGAATTCGTCACGCCCACGGTGCGGTGCTGCTGGACTCCGGCAGGCCAGTCGCCGAGCGTGGTCGCTATGATCTGCTCAGCGCCTGGCCGCTCAGCATCTTCGAGCCCGACGCAAACGAATCCGGTGCAGCTTTTTTCCAGCGCCTGCGCCAGGCGCTCGAGCTGCTTGGCCGCGCCGACATCCCTGACGATTGCCCCCTACCCTTTGCGGGTGGCTTGATCGGCCTGCTGGCCTACGACTTTGGCAGACGGCTCGAGGCATTACCGAACCGTGCTCGGGATGACCTGGCGCTACCCGCCGCCCGGTTCGGCCTCTACCCGTGGGCACTGATCAACGATCACCAGCTCAAGCGCTGCCATCTGGTATTTCATCCCAGCCTTGGCGATATAGACCGCCAGCGCCTGATACGGTTATTCGAGACCGATGCCGAATATGAACACGAGCCATTCGAGCTCCAAGCGAAGTTCACTGCCGAGCTCGAGCTTAACGGCTATAAGCAGGCCGTCGAGAAGATCCAGCGCTATATCCAGGAAGGCGATTGCTATCAGGTGAACTTTGCCCAGCGCTTCCAGGCGCCCTGTCAGGGCGATGAATGGGATGCTTATCGTCGTGTGCGTAATGCTTGCCCCACGCCTTTTTCTGGCTTTATCGCGCTCGACGGTGGTGCTATTGCCAGCTTTTCACCAGAGCGCTTTCTTCGGCTAAAGGAAGGTCGCGTCGAAACCCGGCCGATCAAGGGCACCCGCCAAAGGGGCATGGACCCGCACACCGATGCGGAGCAAGCTCAGGCGCTGCTGGCAAGCGACAAGGATCGAGCGGAAAATCTGATGATCGTCGACCTGATGCGCAACGACCTCGGCCGCAGCTGCCGAATCGGCAGCGTGCAGGTGCCTGAGCTTTTCGCGTTGGAAAGCTATCCCAACGTGCATCACCTGGTCAGCTGCGTCAGCGGAACCCTGGCCTATGGTCAGGACGCGTTCGGTCTTCTTGCTGGCAGCTTTCCCGGCGGTTCGATCACAGGCGCACCAAAAATCCGCGCGATGCAGATTATCGACGAACTGGAAGCCACCTGTCGCTCGATTTACTGTGGCTCTCTGCTGTATATCGACGTTCGCGGCGAGATGGACAGCTCCATCGCCATCCGCACCCTACTGATAAAAGACCAGTTGGTTACCTGCTGGGGCGGTGGCGGAATCGTCGCAGACTCTGATTGGCACGCGGAATACGAGGAGTCCATAGGCAAGGTCAAGGTGCTTATGGAAGTGCTGGAAACCATCCCTCATTAA
- a CDS encoding inactive transglutaminase family protein, with amino-acid sequence MRALTLHLKVLIFLLVTLGIAITAYQIFVLGIPITEDETDDLWNIDAKVEFQASPREPVKLQMYVPPLNQEFVSLNESFISNNYGVSINRADGNRRVTWSARRASGNQTLYYRLVLTRRYSGEQTAATGPIFRDSIPVEGAEKIAAEALLSPIRQHSADVETFISEAIKRVNNVDDDNVKLLLGGDSSTPNKARVIDLLLSIAHVPMERVHTVRLLADMAQTPELWLRSFNGDKWLYFNPETGEQGLPKDRLVWWTGGEPLLTLEGGRNAQVTFTLNSSEMNAIRLAKLTDENTDADFLEYSLYGLPLQTQQTYQIMIMIPIGVLVILILRNLGGLQTLGTFTPVLIALAFRETQIGFGIILFTLITALGLSLRSYLEHLKLQMLPRLSVVLTFVVVLIAVISLLSHKLGLERGLSVSLFPMVILTMTIERLSITWEERGGGHAFKVAVGTLIAASLAFMLMNIPELTYFIFTFPAVLLIMVGFMLAMGRYRGYRLTELFRFKAFLKD; translated from the coding sequence ATGCGCGCCCTTACCCTGCATCTCAAAGTCCTGATTTTCCTGCTCGTCACGCTGGGCATCGCGATCACCGCGTACCAGATTTTCGTCCTCGGCATCCCGATTACCGAAGACGAAACCGATGACCTATGGAATATCGACGCCAAAGTCGAGTTCCAGGCCAGCCCGCGCGAGCCCGTGAAGCTGCAGATGTACGTACCTCCGCTGAACCAGGAGTTCGTCAGCCTCAACGAAAGCTTCATCTCCAACAATTACGGTGTCAGCATCAACCGCGCCGACGGCAACCGTCGTGTCACCTGGTCGGCGCGGCGCGCCAGTGGTAATCAGACGCTCTACTACCGCCTGGTGCTCACCAGACGCTACAGCGGCGAACAAACCGCGGCCACCGGCCCGATCTTCCGCGACAGCATTCCGGTCGAAGGGGCCGAAAAAATTGCTGCCGAGGCCCTGCTCTCACCGATCCGCCAGCATTCGGCCGATGTCGAGACCTTCATCAGCGAAGCCATCAAGCGTGTAAACAATGTCGATGATGACAACGTTAAGCTGCTGCTCGGCGGCGACTCGTCGACCCCGAACAAGGCCCGCGTGATCGATTTGCTGCTGTCCATCGCCCATGTTCCGATGGAGCGCGTGCATACCGTTCGACTGCTCGCCGATATGGCGCAAACGCCCGAGCTCTGGCTGCGCAGCTTCAACGGTGACAAATGGTTGTATTTCAATCCGGAAACCGGCGAGCAGGGTCTGCCGAAGGATCGTCTGGTCTGGTGGACCGGTGGCGAACCGCTCCTGACTCTCGAAGGTGGGCGTAACGCACAGGTGACGTTCACCCTCAACAGCAGCGAGATGAACGCCATTCGCCTGGCGAAGCTGACGGACGAAAACACCGACGCGGACTTCCTCGAATATTCGCTGTATGGCCTGCCGCTGCAGACTCAGCAGACCTACCAGATCATGATCATGATCCCGATCGGCGTACTGGTGATTCTGATTCTGCGCAACCTCGGCGGCCTGCAGACGCTGGGCACCTTCACCCCGGTACTGATCGCCCTGGCCTTCCGTGAAACCCAGATTGGCTTCGGCATCATTCTGTTTACCCTCATTACCGCGCTTGGTCTGTCCCTACGCTCTTATCTCGAACACCTCAAGCTGCAAATGCTGCCGCGTCTCTCGGTCGTACTCACGTTCGTCGTCGTGTTGATTGCAGTGATCAGCCTGCTGAGCCACAAACTTGGATTGGAGCGCGGACTCTCCGTCTCGCTGTTCCCGATGGTGATCCTGACCATGACCATCGAGCGCCTGTCGATCACCTGGGAAGAACGCGGTGGCGGTCATGCCTTCAAGGTGGCGGTCGGCACCCTGATCGCGGCAAGCCTGGCGTTCATGCTGATGAACATCCCGGAACTGACCTACTTCATCTTCACCTTCCCGGCAGTGCTGCTGATCATGGTGGGCTTCATGCTGGCTATGGGTCGCTATCGTGGCTACCGCCTGACCGAGCTGTTCCGTTTCAAAGCCTTTCTGAAGGATTGA
- a CDS encoding ATP-dependent zinc protease has protein sequence MSAKPFLLSLCLLASPLFAQADGKTIYGLNEHVALPDFGIELPAKLDTGAQTASLSARDIENFKRKGKEWVRFYLAVDEAHDHPIELPLQRISKIKRRAGDFDPEEEKTYTPRPVVELELCMGKAKRSIEVNLTDRSAFQYPLLIGSDALTRFGALVDPSLKYAAGKPGCIIESDADE, from the coding sequence ATGAGCGCCAAACCCTTCCTTCTGTCGCTGTGCCTTCTGGCCTCCCCGCTCTTCGCCCAGGCGGATGGCAAAACCATCTATGGCCTGAACGAACATGTCGCTCTACCCGACTTTGGTATCGAGCTGCCTGCGAAACTCGATACGGGCGCGCAGACCGCCTCGCTCAGCGCGCGCGATATCGAAAACTTCAAGCGCAAAGGGAAGGAATGGGTTCGCTTCTACCTCGCCGTCGACGAGGCTCATGACCACCCGATCGAGCTGCCGCTGCAGCGCATCAGCAAGATCAAACGTCGCGCTGGAGACTTCGATCCAGAAGAAGAAAAAACCTATACACCGCGCCCCGTCGTGGAGCTCGAGCTGTGCATGGGCAAGGCCAAACGCAGCATTGAAGTGAACCTCACGGACAGAAGTGCATTCCAATATCCACTTTTAATAGGTTCCGATGCGCTTACTCGCTTCGGTGCCTTGGTCGATCCAAGCCTTAAGTACGCTGCTGGCAAACCCGGCTGCATTATCGAATCCGACGCTGACGAGTAA